A single window of Nasonia vitripennis strain AsymCx chromosome 4, Nvit_psr_1.1, whole genome shotgun sequence DNA harbors:
- the LOC100117808 gene encoding glycogen synthase kinase-3 beta isoform X10 translates to MERATRRDRKFPTREDEFAGGRLKTRSRIRRFFSYGKDGSKVTTVVATPGAGPDRPQEIAYTDTKVIGNGSFGVVYQAKLCETNETVAIKKVLQDKRFKNRELQIMRRLEHCNIVKLKYFFYSSGDKKDEVYLNLVLEYIPETVYKVARHYSKSKQTIPISFIKLYMYQLFRSLAFIHSLGICHRDIKPQNLLLDPETGILKLCDFGSAKHLVKGEPNVSYICSRYYRAPELIFGAIDYTTKIDVWSAGCVLAELLLGQPIFPGDSGVDQLVEIIKVLGTPTRDQIREMNPNYTEFKFPQIKSHPWQKVFRARTPHEAMELVARLLEYTPSLRMTPLEACAHSFFKELREQGTRLPNGRELPPLFNFTDHELRIQPSLNSQLIPKYTQPSDGSQPAVAAADGANQASAAAQPGTQATSGTAESSDAQQSNPAGQANAAAQNADPSQSSMA, encoded by the exons ATGGAAAGAGCTACTCGACGCGACAGGAAATTTCCCACACGTGAGGACGAATTCGCTGGCGGTAGGCTAAAGACGCGCTCGAGGATtcgtagatttttttcttacg GCAAAGATGGCAGCAAGGTGACGACAGTGGTGGCGACCCCCGGCGCCGGACCGGACCGCCCCCAGGAAATCGCCTACACCGACACCAAGGTCATCGGTAACGGCAGCTTCGGTGTCGTCTACCAGGCCAAACTGTGCGAGACCAATGAAACGGTCGCGATCAAGAAGGTCTTGCAGGACAAGCGATTTAAG AACAGAGAGTTGCAGATTATGCGGCGTCTCGAACACTGCAACATCGTCAAACTAAAGTATTTCTTTTACTCTAGTGGTGATAAG AAGGACGAGGTTTACCTCAATCTAGTCCTGGAATACATCCCCGAAACCGTGTACAAAGTCGCCCGACACTACAGCAAGAGCAAGCAGACGATACCGATCAGTTTCATTAAG CTATACATGTACCAGCTGTTCCGTTCGCTGGCGTTCATCCACTCGTTAGGAATCTGCCACAGGGATATAAAGCCGCAGAATCTATTGCTCGACCCGGAGACCGGTATCCTCAAGCTCTGTGACTTCGGCTCGGCCAAGCACCTCGTCAAGGGCGAGCCTAACGTATCATACATATGCAGCCGCTACTACCGTGCCCCTGAGCTTATCTTCGGTGCTATTGACTACACCACGAAAATCG ATGTGTGGAGCGCCGGTTGCGTGCTGGCGGAACTTCTGCTGGGCCAGCCCATCTTCCCTGGAGACAGCGGAGTCGACCAGCTGGTCGAGATCATTAAGGTCCTCGGCACACCGACGCGTGACCAAATCCGTGAAATGAATCCCAACTACACCGAATTCAAATTCCCGCAAATTAAGTCTCATCCCTGGCAGAAG GTGTTCAGGGCGCGCACGCCACATGAGGCGATGGAGCTGGTGGCCCGACTCCTCGAGTATACGCCGTCGCTGCGCATGACGCCGCTCGAGGCCTGTGCCCACAGCTTCTTCAAGGAGCTGCGCGAGCAGGGCACGCGGCTGCCTAACGGCAGGGAGCTGCCACCTCTGTTCAACTTCACCGACCACGAGCTGAGGATTCAGCCAAGCCTAAACTCGCAGCTGATCCCCAAGTACACGCAGCCGTCTGATGGCTCGCAGCCCGCGGTGGCGGCCGCTGATGGTGCGAACCAAGCATCGGCCGCGGCCCAGCCAGGTACCCAGGCGACCAGCGGAACGGCCGAGTCCAGTGACGCCCAGCAAAGCAACCCCGCGGGCCAGGCCAATGCGGCTGCCCAGAACGCCGATCCCAGCCAGTCGAGCATGGCTTAA
- the LOC100117808 gene encoding glycogen synthase kinase-3 beta isoform X11: protein MSGRPRTTSFAEGNKPPANPQLGGMKISSKDGSKVTTVVATPGAGPDRPQEIAYTDTKVIGNGSFGVVYQAKLCETNETVAIKKVLQDKRFKNRELQIMRRLEHCNIVKLKYFFYSSGDKKDEVYLNLVLEYIPETVYKVARHYSKSKQTIPISFIKLYMYQLFRSLAFIHSLGICHRDIKPQNLLLDPETGILKLCDFGSAKHLVKGEPNVSYICSRYYRAPELIFGAIDYTTKIDVWSAGCVLAELLLGQPIFPGDSGVDQLVEIIKVLGTPTRDQIREMNPNYTEFKFPQIKSHPWQKVFRARTPHEAMELVARLLEYTPSLRMTPLEACAHSFFKELREQGTRLPNGRELPPLFNFTDHELRIQPSLNSQLIPKYTQPSDGSQPAVAAADGANQASAAAQPGTQATSGTAESSDAQQSNPAGQANAAAQNADPSQSSMA from the exons GCAAAGATGGCAGCAAGGTGACGACAGTGGTGGCGACCCCCGGCGCCGGACCGGACCGCCCCCAGGAAATCGCCTACACCGACACCAAGGTCATCGGTAACGGCAGCTTCGGTGTCGTCTACCAGGCCAAACTGTGCGAGACCAATGAAACGGTCGCGATCAAGAAGGTCTTGCAGGACAAGCGATTTAAG AACAGAGAGTTGCAGATTATGCGGCGTCTCGAACACTGCAACATCGTCAAACTAAAGTATTTCTTTTACTCTAGTGGTGATAAG AAGGACGAGGTTTACCTCAATCTAGTCCTGGAATACATCCCCGAAACCGTGTACAAAGTCGCCCGACACTACAGCAAGAGCAAGCAGACGATACCGATCAGTTTCATTAAG CTATACATGTACCAGCTGTTCCGTTCGCTGGCGTTCATCCACTCGTTAGGAATCTGCCACAGGGATATAAAGCCGCAGAATCTATTGCTCGACCCGGAGACCGGTATCCTCAAGCTCTGTGACTTCGGCTCGGCCAAGCACCTCGTCAAGGGCGAGCCTAACGTATCATACATATGCAGCCGCTACTACCGTGCCCCTGAGCTTATCTTCGGTGCTATTGACTACACCACGAAAATCG ATGTGTGGAGCGCCGGTTGCGTGCTGGCGGAACTTCTGCTGGGCCAGCCCATCTTCCCTGGAGACAGCGGAGTCGACCAGCTGGTCGAGATCATTAAGGTCCTCGGCACACCGACGCGTGACCAAATCCGTGAAATGAATCCCAACTACACCGAATTCAAATTCCCGCAAATTAAGTCTCATCCCTGGCAGAAG GTGTTCAGGGCGCGCACGCCACATGAGGCGATGGAGCTGGTGGCCCGACTCCTCGAGTATACGCCGTCGCTGCGCATGACGCCGCTCGAGGCCTGTGCCCACAGCTTCTTCAAGGAGCTGCGCGAGCAGGGCACGCGGCTGCCTAACGGCAGGGAGCTGCCACCTCTGTTCAACTTCACCGACCACGAGCTGAGGATTCAGCCAAGCCTAAACTCGCAGCTGATCCCCAAGTACACGCAGCCGTCTGATGGCTCGCAGCCCGCGGTGGCGGCCGCTGATGGTGCGAACCAAGCATCGGCCGCGGCCCAGCCAGGTACCCAGGCGACCAGCGGAACGGCCGAGTCCAGTGACGCCCAGCAAAGCAACCCCGCGGGCCAGGCCAATGCGGCTGCCCAGAACGCCGATCCCAGCCAGTCGAGCATGGCTTAA
- the LOC100117808 gene encoding glycogen synthase kinase-3 beta isoform X12, with amino-acid sequence MEASAEEEKSSDEPREVLFLWSGIWTGKDGSKVTTVVATPGAGPDRPQEIAYTDTKVIGNGSFGVVYQAKLCETNETVAIKKVLQDKRFKNRELQIMRRLEHCNIVKLKYFFYSSGDKKDEVYLNLVLEYIPETVYKVARHYSKSKQTIPISFIKLYMYQLFRSLAFIHSLGICHRDIKPQNLLLDPETGILKLCDFGSAKHLVKGEPNVSYICSRYYRAPELIFGAIDYTTKIDVWSAGCVLAELLLGQPIFPGDSGVDQLVEIIKVLGTPTRDQIREMNPNYTEFKFPQIKSHPWQKVFRARTPHEAMELVARLLEYTPSLRMTPLEACAHSFFKELREQGTRLPNGRELPPLFNFTDHELRIQPSLNSQLIPKYTQPSDGSQPAVAAADGANQASAAAQPGTQATSGTAESSDAQQSNPAGQANAAAQNADPSQSSMA; translated from the exons GCAAAGATGGCAGCAAGGTGACGACAGTGGTGGCGACCCCCGGCGCCGGACCGGACCGCCCCCAGGAAATCGCCTACACCGACACCAAGGTCATCGGTAACGGCAGCTTCGGTGTCGTCTACCAGGCCAAACTGTGCGAGACCAATGAAACGGTCGCGATCAAGAAGGTCTTGCAGGACAAGCGATTTAAG AACAGAGAGTTGCAGATTATGCGGCGTCTCGAACACTGCAACATCGTCAAACTAAAGTATTTCTTTTACTCTAGTGGTGATAAG AAGGACGAGGTTTACCTCAATCTAGTCCTGGAATACATCCCCGAAACCGTGTACAAAGTCGCCCGACACTACAGCAAGAGCAAGCAGACGATACCGATCAGTTTCATTAAG CTATACATGTACCAGCTGTTCCGTTCGCTGGCGTTCATCCACTCGTTAGGAATCTGCCACAGGGATATAAAGCCGCAGAATCTATTGCTCGACCCGGAGACCGGTATCCTCAAGCTCTGTGACTTCGGCTCGGCCAAGCACCTCGTCAAGGGCGAGCCTAACGTATCATACATATGCAGCCGCTACTACCGTGCCCCTGAGCTTATCTTCGGTGCTATTGACTACACCACGAAAATCG ATGTGTGGAGCGCCGGTTGCGTGCTGGCGGAACTTCTGCTGGGCCAGCCCATCTTCCCTGGAGACAGCGGAGTCGACCAGCTGGTCGAGATCATTAAGGTCCTCGGCACACCGACGCGTGACCAAATCCGTGAAATGAATCCCAACTACACCGAATTCAAATTCCCGCAAATTAAGTCTCATCCCTGGCAGAAG GTGTTCAGGGCGCGCACGCCACATGAGGCGATGGAGCTGGTGGCCCGACTCCTCGAGTATACGCCGTCGCTGCGCATGACGCCGCTCGAGGCCTGTGCCCACAGCTTCTTCAAGGAGCTGCGCGAGCAGGGCACGCGGCTGCCTAACGGCAGGGAGCTGCCACCTCTGTTCAACTTCACCGACCACGAGCTGAGGATTCAGCCAAGCCTAAACTCGCAGCTGATCCCCAAGTACACGCAGCCGTCTGATGGCTCGCAGCCCGCGGTGGCGGCCGCTGATGGTGCGAACCAAGCATCGGCCGCGGCCCAGCCAGGTACCCAGGCGACCAGCGGAACGGCCGAGTCCAGTGACGCCCAGCAAAGCAACCCCGCGGGCCAGGCCAATGCGGCTGCCCAGAACGCCGATCCCAGCCAGTCGAGCATGGCTTAA
- the LOC100117808 gene encoding glycogen synthase kinase-3 beta isoform X13 has protein sequence MERATRRDRKFPTRKDGSKVTTVVATPGAGPDRPQEIAYTDTKVIGNGSFGVVYQAKLCETNETVAIKKVLQDKRFKNRELQIMRRLEHCNIVKLKYFFYSSGDKNVLNATNPVFHVDKDEVYLNLVLEYIPETVYKVARHYSKSKQTIPISFIKLYMYQLFRSLAFIHSLGICHRDIKPQNLLLDPETGILKLCDFGSAKHLVKGEPNVSYICSRYYRAPELIFGAIDYTTKIDVWSAGCVLAELLLGQPIFPGDSGVDQLVEIIKVLGTPTRDQIREMNPNYTEFKFPQIKSHPWQKVFRARTPHEAMELVARLLEYTPSLRMTPLEACAHSFFKELREQGTRLPNGRELPPLFNFTDHELRIQPSLNSQLIPKYTQPSDGSQPAVAAADGANQASAAAQPGTQATSGTAESSDAQQSNPAGQANAAAQNADPSQSSMA, from the exons ATGGAAAGAGCTACTCGACGCGACAGGAAATTTCCCACAC GCAAAGATGGCAGCAAGGTGACGACAGTGGTGGCGACCCCCGGCGCCGGACCGGACCGCCCCCAGGAAATCGCCTACACCGACACCAAGGTCATCGGTAACGGCAGCTTCGGTGTCGTCTACCAGGCCAAACTGTGCGAGACCAATGAAACGGTCGCGATCAAGAAGGTCTTGCAGGACAAGCGATTTAAG AACAGAGAGTTGCAGATTATGCGGCGTCTCGAACACTGCAACATCGTCAAACTAAAGTATTTCTTTTACTCTAGTGGTGATAAG AACGTCTTAAACGCGACTAATCCAGTTTTTCACGTGGAC AAGGACGAGGTTTACCTCAATCTAGTCCTGGAATACATCCCCGAAACCGTGTACAAAGTCGCCCGACACTACAGCAAGAGCAAGCAGACGATACCGATCAGTTTCATTAAG CTATACATGTACCAGCTGTTCCGTTCGCTGGCGTTCATCCACTCGTTAGGAATCTGCCACAGGGATATAAAGCCGCAGAATCTATTGCTCGACCCGGAGACCGGTATCCTCAAGCTCTGTGACTTCGGCTCGGCCAAGCACCTCGTCAAGGGCGAGCCTAACGTATCATACATATGCAGCCGCTACTACCGTGCCCCTGAGCTTATCTTCGGTGCTATTGACTACACCACGAAAATCG ATGTGTGGAGCGCCGGTTGCGTGCTGGCGGAACTTCTGCTGGGCCAGCCCATCTTCCCTGGAGACAGCGGAGTCGACCAGCTGGTCGAGATCATTAAGGTCCTCGGCACACCGACGCGTGACCAAATCCGTGAAATGAATCCCAACTACACCGAATTCAAATTCCCGCAAATTAAGTCTCATCCCTGGCAGAAG GTGTTCAGGGCGCGCACGCCACATGAGGCGATGGAGCTGGTGGCCCGACTCCTCGAGTATACGCCGTCGCTGCGCATGACGCCGCTCGAGGCCTGTGCCCACAGCTTCTTCAAGGAGCTGCGCGAGCAGGGCACGCGGCTGCCTAACGGCAGGGAGCTGCCACCTCTGTTCAACTTCACCGACCACGAGCTGAGGATTCAGCCAAGCCTAAACTCGCAGCTGATCCCCAAGTACACGCAGCCGTCTGATGGCTCGCAGCCCGCGGTGGCGGCCGCTGATGGTGCGAACCAAGCATCGGCCGCGGCCCAGCCAGGTACCCAGGCGACCAGCGGAACGGCCGAGTCCAGTGACGCCCAGCAAAGCAACCCCGCGGGCCAGGCCAATGCGGCTGCCCAGAACGCCGATCCCAGCCAGTCGAGCATGGCTTAA
- the LOC100117808 gene encoding glycogen synthase kinase-3 beta isoform X9, with protein sequence MEASAEEEKSSDEPREVLFLWSGIWTGKDGSKVTTVVATPGAGPDRPQEIAYTDTKVIGNGSFGVVYQAKLCETNETVAIKKVLQDKRFKNRELQIMRRLEHCNIVKLKYFFYSSGDKNVLNATNPVFHVDKDEVYLNLVLEYIPETVYKVARHYSKSKQTIPISFIKLYMYQLFRSLAFIHSLGICHRDIKPQNLLLDPETGILKLCDFGSAKHLVKGEPNVSYICSRYYRAPELIFGAIDYTTKIDVWSAGCVLAELLLGQPIFPGDSGVDQLVEIIKVLGTPTRDQIREMNPNYTEFKFPQIKSHPWQKVFRARTPHEAMELVARLLEYTPSLRMTPLEACAHSFFKELREQGTRLPNGRELPPLFNFTDHELRIQPSLNSQLIPKYTQPSDGSQPAVAAADGANQASAAAQPGTQATSGTAESSDAQQSNPAGQANAAAQNADPSQSSMA encoded by the exons GCAAAGATGGCAGCAAGGTGACGACAGTGGTGGCGACCCCCGGCGCCGGACCGGACCGCCCCCAGGAAATCGCCTACACCGACACCAAGGTCATCGGTAACGGCAGCTTCGGTGTCGTCTACCAGGCCAAACTGTGCGAGACCAATGAAACGGTCGCGATCAAGAAGGTCTTGCAGGACAAGCGATTTAAG AACAGAGAGTTGCAGATTATGCGGCGTCTCGAACACTGCAACATCGTCAAACTAAAGTATTTCTTTTACTCTAGTGGTGATAAG AACGTCTTAAACGCGACTAATCCAGTTTTTCACGTGGAC AAGGACGAGGTTTACCTCAATCTAGTCCTGGAATACATCCCCGAAACCGTGTACAAAGTCGCCCGACACTACAGCAAGAGCAAGCAGACGATACCGATCAGTTTCATTAAG CTATACATGTACCAGCTGTTCCGTTCGCTGGCGTTCATCCACTCGTTAGGAATCTGCCACAGGGATATAAAGCCGCAGAATCTATTGCTCGACCCGGAGACCGGTATCCTCAAGCTCTGTGACTTCGGCTCGGCCAAGCACCTCGTCAAGGGCGAGCCTAACGTATCATACATATGCAGCCGCTACTACCGTGCCCCTGAGCTTATCTTCGGTGCTATTGACTACACCACGAAAATCG ATGTGTGGAGCGCCGGTTGCGTGCTGGCGGAACTTCTGCTGGGCCAGCCCATCTTCCCTGGAGACAGCGGAGTCGACCAGCTGGTCGAGATCATTAAGGTCCTCGGCACACCGACGCGTGACCAAATCCGTGAAATGAATCCCAACTACACCGAATTCAAATTCCCGCAAATTAAGTCTCATCCCTGGCAGAAG GTGTTCAGGGCGCGCACGCCACATGAGGCGATGGAGCTGGTGGCCCGACTCCTCGAGTATACGCCGTCGCTGCGCATGACGCCGCTCGAGGCCTGTGCCCACAGCTTCTTCAAGGAGCTGCGCGAGCAGGGCACGCGGCTGCCTAACGGCAGGGAGCTGCCACCTCTGTTCAACTTCACCGACCACGAGCTGAGGATTCAGCCAAGCCTAAACTCGCAGCTGATCCCCAAGTACACGCAGCCGTCTGATGGCTCGCAGCCCGCGGTGGCGGCCGCTGATGGTGCGAACCAAGCATCGGCCGCGGCCCAGCCAGGTACCCAGGCGACCAGCGGAACGGCCGAGTCCAGTGACGCCCAGCAAAGCAACCCCGCGGGCCAGGCCAATGCGGCTGCCCAGAACGCCGATCCCAGCCAGTCGAGCATGGCTTAA
- the LOC100117808 gene encoding glycogen synthase kinase-3 beta isoform X8 — protein sequence MSGRPRTTSFAEGNKPPANPQLGGMKISSKDGSKVTTVVATPGAGPDRPQEIAYTDTKVIGNGSFGVVYQAKLCETNETVAIKKVLQDKRFKNRELQIMRRLEHCNIVKLKYFFYSSGDKNVLNATNPVFHVDKDEVYLNLVLEYIPETVYKVARHYSKSKQTIPISFIKLYMYQLFRSLAFIHSLGICHRDIKPQNLLLDPETGILKLCDFGSAKHLVKGEPNVSYICSRYYRAPELIFGAIDYTTKIDVWSAGCVLAELLLGQPIFPGDSGVDQLVEIIKVLGTPTRDQIREMNPNYTEFKFPQIKSHPWQKVFRARTPHEAMELVARLLEYTPSLRMTPLEACAHSFFKELREQGTRLPNGRELPPLFNFTDHELRIQPSLNSQLIPKYTQPSDGSQPAVAAADGANQASAAAQPGTQATSGTAESSDAQQSNPAGQANAAAQNADPSQSSMA from the exons GCAAAGATGGCAGCAAGGTGACGACAGTGGTGGCGACCCCCGGCGCCGGACCGGACCGCCCCCAGGAAATCGCCTACACCGACACCAAGGTCATCGGTAACGGCAGCTTCGGTGTCGTCTACCAGGCCAAACTGTGCGAGACCAATGAAACGGTCGCGATCAAGAAGGTCTTGCAGGACAAGCGATTTAAG AACAGAGAGTTGCAGATTATGCGGCGTCTCGAACACTGCAACATCGTCAAACTAAAGTATTTCTTTTACTCTAGTGGTGATAAG AACGTCTTAAACGCGACTAATCCAGTTTTTCACGTGGAC AAGGACGAGGTTTACCTCAATCTAGTCCTGGAATACATCCCCGAAACCGTGTACAAAGTCGCCCGACACTACAGCAAGAGCAAGCAGACGATACCGATCAGTTTCATTAAG CTATACATGTACCAGCTGTTCCGTTCGCTGGCGTTCATCCACTCGTTAGGAATCTGCCACAGGGATATAAAGCCGCAGAATCTATTGCTCGACCCGGAGACCGGTATCCTCAAGCTCTGTGACTTCGGCTCGGCCAAGCACCTCGTCAAGGGCGAGCCTAACGTATCATACATATGCAGCCGCTACTACCGTGCCCCTGAGCTTATCTTCGGTGCTATTGACTACACCACGAAAATCG ATGTGTGGAGCGCCGGTTGCGTGCTGGCGGAACTTCTGCTGGGCCAGCCCATCTTCCCTGGAGACAGCGGAGTCGACCAGCTGGTCGAGATCATTAAGGTCCTCGGCACACCGACGCGTGACCAAATCCGTGAAATGAATCCCAACTACACCGAATTCAAATTCCCGCAAATTAAGTCTCATCCCTGGCAGAAG GTGTTCAGGGCGCGCACGCCACATGAGGCGATGGAGCTGGTGGCCCGACTCCTCGAGTATACGCCGTCGCTGCGCATGACGCCGCTCGAGGCCTGTGCCCACAGCTTCTTCAAGGAGCTGCGCGAGCAGGGCACGCGGCTGCCTAACGGCAGGGAGCTGCCACCTCTGTTCAACTTCACCGACCACGAGCTGAGGATTCAGCCAAGCCTAAACTCGCAGCTGATCCCCAAGTACACGCAGCCGTCTGATGGCTCGCAGCCCGCGGTGGCGGCCGCTGATGGTGCGAACCAAGCATCGGCCGCGGCCCAGCCAGGTACCCAGGCGACCAGCGGAACGGCCGAGTCCAGTGACGCCCAGCAAAGCAACCCCGCGGGCCAGGCCAATGCGGCTGCCCAGAACGCCGATCCCAGCCAGTCGAGCATGGCTTAA
- the LOC100117808 gene encoding glycogen synthase kinase-3 beta isoform X7 produces MSGRPRTTSFAEGNKPPANPQLGGMKISSGAMYNPGKDGSKVTTVVATPGAGPDRPQEIAYTDTKVIGNGSFGVVYQAKLCETNETVAIKKVLQDKRFKNRELQIMRRLEHCNIVKLKYFFYSSGDKNVLNATNPVFHVDKDEVYLNLVLEYIPETVYKVARHYSKSKQTIPISFIKLYMYQLFRSLAFIHSLGICHRDIKPQNLLLDPETGILKLCDFGSAKHLVKGEPNVSYICSRYYRAPELIFGAIDYTTKIDVWSAGCVLAELLLGQPIFPGDSGVDQLVEIIKVLGTPTRDQIREMNPNYTEFKFPQIKSHPWQKVFRARTPHEAMELVARLLEYTPSLRMTPLEACAHSFFKELREQGTRLPNGRELPPLFNFTDHELRIQPSLNSQLIPKYTQPSDGSQPAVAAADGANQASAAAQPGTQATSGTAESSDAQQSNPAGQANAAAQNADPSQSSMA; encoded by the exons GCGGTGCGATGTACAATCCAGGCAAAGATGGCAGCAAGGTGACGACAGTGGTGGCGACCCCCGGCGCCGGACCGGACCGCCCCCAGGAAATCGCCTACACCGACACCAAGGTCATCGGTAACGGCAGCTTCGGTGTCGTCTACCAGGCCAAACTGTGCGAGACCAATGAAACGGTCGCGATCAAGAAGGTCTTGCAGGACAAGCGATTTAAG AACAGAGAGTTGCAGATTATGCGGCGTCTCGAACACTGCAACATCGTCAAACTAAAGTATTTCTTTTACTCTAGTGGTGATAAG AACGTCTTAAACGCGACTAATCCAGTTTTTCACGTGGAC AAGGACGAGGTTTACCTCAATCTAGTCCTGGAATACATCCCCGAAACCGTGTACAAAGTCGCCCGACACTACAGCAAGAGCAAGCAGACGATACCGATCAGTTTCATTAAG CTATACATGTACCAGCTGTTCCGTTCGCTGGCGTTCATCCACTCGTTAGGAATCTGCCACAGGGATATAAAGCCGCAGAATCTATTGCTCGACCCGGAGACCGGTATCCTCAAGCTCTGTGACTTCGGCTCGGCCAAGCACCTCGTCAAGGGCGAGCCTAACGTATCATACATATGCAGCCGCTACTACCGTGCCCCTGAGCTTATCTTCGGTGCTATTGACTACACCACGAAAATCG ATGTGTGGAGCGCCGGTTGCGTGCTGGCGGAACTTCTGCTGGGCCAGCCCATCTTCCCTGGAGACAGCGGAGTCGACCAGCTGGTCGAGATCATTAAGGTCCTCGGCACACCGACGCGTGACCAAATCCGTGAAATGAATCCCAACTACACCGAATTCAAATTCCCGCAAATTAAGTCTCATCCCTGGCAGAAG GTGTTCAGGGCGCGCACGCCACATGAGGCGATGGAGCTGGTGGCCCGACTCCTCGAGTATACGCCGTCGCTGCGCATGACGCCGCTCGAGGCCTGTGCCCACAGCTTCTTCAAGGAGCTGCGCGAGCAGGGCACGCGGCTGCCTAACGGCAGGGAGCTGCCACCTCTGTTCAACTTCACCGACCACGAGCTGAGGATTCAGCCAAGCCTAAACTCGCAGCTGATCCCCAAGTACACGCAGCCGTCTGATGGCTCGCAGCCCGCGGTGGCGGCCGCTGATGGTGCGAACCAAGCATCGGCCGCGGCCCAGCCAGGTACCCAGGCGACCAGCGGAACGGCCGAGTCCAGTGACGCCCAGCAAAGCAACCCCGCGGGCCAGGCCAATGCGGCTGCCCAGAACGCCGATCCCAGCCAGTCGAGCATGGCTTAA
- the LOC100117808 gene encoding glycogen synthase kinase-3 beta isoform X14, with product MERATRRDRKFPTREDEFAGGKDGSKVTTVVATPGAGPDRPQEIAYTDTKVIGNGSFGVVYQAKLCETNETVAIKKVLQDKRFKNRELQIMRRLEHCNIVKLKYFFYSSGDKKDEVYLNLVLEYIPETVYKVARHYSKSKQTIPISFIKLYMYQLFRSLAFIHSLGICHRDIKPQNLLLDPETGILKLCDFGSAKHLVKGEPNVSYICSRYYRAPELIFGAIDYTTKIDVWSAGCVLAELLLGQPIFPGDSGVDQLVEIIKVLGTPTRDQIREMNPNYTEFKFPQIKSHPWQKVFRARTPHEAMELVARLLEYTPSLRMTPLEACAHSFFKELREQGTRLPNGRELPPLFNFTDHELRIQPSLNSQLIPKYTQPSDGSQPAVAAADGANQASAAAQPGTQATSGTAESSDAQQSNPAGQANAAAQNADPSQSSMA from the exons ATGGAAAGAGCTACTCGACGCGACAGGAAATTTCCCACACGTGAGGACGAATTCGCTGGCG GCAAAGATGGCAGCAAGGTGACGACAGTGGTGGCGACCCCCGGCGCCGGACCGGACCGCCCCCAGGAAATCGCCTACACCGACACCAAGGTCATCGGTAACGGCAGCTTCGGTGTCGTCTACCAGGCCAAACTGTGCGAGACCAATGAAACGGTCGCGATCAAGAAGGTCTTGCAGGACAAGCGATTTAAG AACAGAGAGTTGCAGATTATGCGGCGTCTCGAACACTGCAACATCGTCAAACTAAAGTATTTCTTTTACTCTAGTGGTGATAAG AAGGACGAGGTTTACCTCAATCTAGTCCTGGAATACATCCCCGAAACCGTGTACAAAGTCGCCCGACACTACAGCAAGAGCAAGCAGACGATACCGATCAGTTTCATTAAG CTATACATGTACCAGCTGTTCCGTTCGCTGGCGTTCATCCACTCGTTAGGAATCTGCCACAGGGATATAAAGCCGCAGAATCTATTGCTCGACCCGGAGACCGGTATCCTCAAGCTCTGTGACTTCGGCTCGGCCAAGCACCTCGTCAAGGGCGAGCCTAACGTATCATACATATGCAGCCGCTACTACCGTGCCCCTGAGCTTATCTTCGGTGCTATTGACTACACCACGAAAATCG ATGTGTGGAGCGCCGGTTGCGTGCTGGCGGAACTTCTGCTGGGCCAGCCCATCTTCCCTGGAGACAGCGGAGTCGACCAGCTGGTCGAGATCATTAAGGTCCTCGGCACACCGACGCGTGACCAAATCCGTGAAATGAATCCCAACTACACCGAATTCAAATTCCCGCAAATTAAGTCTCATCCCTGGCAGAAG GTGTTCAGGGCGCGCACGCCACATGAGGCGATGGAGCTGGTGGCCCGACTCCTCGAGTATACGCCGTCGCTGCGCATGACGCCGCTCGAGGCCTGTGCCCACAGCTTCTTCAAGGAGCTGCGCGAGCAGGGCACGCGGCTGCCTAACGGCAGGGAGCTGCCACCTCTGTTCAACTTCACCGACCACGAGCTGAGGATTCAGCCAAGCCTAAACTCGCAGCTGATCCCCAAGTACACGCAGCCGTCTGATGGCTCGCAGCCCGCGGTGGCGGCCGCTGATGGTGCGAACCAAGCATCGGCCGCGGCCCAGCCAGGTACCCAGGCGACCAGCGGAACGGCCGAGTCCAGTGACGCCCAGCAAAGCAACCCCGCGGGCCAGGCCAATGCGGCTGCCCAGAACGCCGATCCCAGCCAGTCGAGCATGGCTTAA